In the genome of Fusobacterium necrogenes, one region contains:
- the selD gene encoding selenide, water dikinase SelD: MGPEVLSEILHGLPSVEDKNLIVGFEKSDDAAVYKLTEDLAIIQTLDFFTPMTDDPYIFGQIAAANSLSDVYAMGGQPKTAMNIVCFPQKMDIKILGKILRGGAEKVMEAGAVLSGGHSIHDPEVKYGLSVTGIAHPDKILKNHGCENGDILICTKKLGTGIVTTASKVNLASKEAIDESVKQMTTLNKYAAEIIVNYPITACTDITGFGFLGHAYEMAKGSDKTLVFEGDFIPYIADAKEYAKEFLITTGGQQNRNFIGRDIDFGKTPLWLQEIMFDPQTSGGLLFSVKKEQVGVLMKEFQEKNIDAYIIGSVEEKKEKYLIVR; the protein is encoded by the coding sequence ATAGGACCAGAGGTTCTTTCAGAAATATTACATGGTCTTCCGAGTGTGGAAGATAAAAATTTAATAGTAGGATTTGAAAAATCAGATGATGCTGCTGTATATAAACTAACTGAAGATTTAGCAATTATACAGACGTTGGATTTTTTTACTCCTATGACAGATGACCCATATATTTTTGGACAGATAGCTGCGGCAAATTCACTAAGTGATGTGTATGCTATGGGAGGACAGCCTAAGACAGCTATGAATATAGTATGTTTTCCACAAAAGATGGATATAAAAATATTGGGAAAGATATTGAGAGGTGGAGCTGAAAAGGTAATGGAAGCTGGAGCTGTTCTAAGTGGTGGACACTCTATACATGATCCAGAGGTAAAGTATGGGCTTTCAGTAACAGGAATAGCACACCCAGATAAGATTTTAAAAAATCATGGTTGTGAAAATGGAGATATCTTAATATGTACTAAAAAGCTTGGAACAGGTATAGTTACAACTGCATCAAAGGTAAATCTTGCAAGTAAAGAGGCAATAGATGAGTCTGTAAAACAGATGACTACTTTGAATAAATACGCTGCTGAGATAATTGTAAATTATCCTATTACAGCTTGTACAGATATAACAGGATTTGGTTTTTTAGGACATGCATATGAGATGGCAAAAGGTTCTGATAAAACATTGGTGTTTGAAGGAGATTTTATTCCATATATAGCAGATGCTAAAGAGTATGCTAAAGAGTTTTTAATAACTACTGGAGGACAACAAAATAGAAATTTTATAGGTAGAGATATAGATTTTGGAAAAACTCCTCTTTGGTTACAAGAGATAATGTTTGACCCACAAACTTCAGGTGGACTTTTATTCTCTGTAAAAAAAGAGCAAGTAGGAGTTCTTATGAAAGAGTTTCAAGAAAAGAATATAGATGCCTATATAATAGGTTCCGTTGAAGAGAAAAAAGAGAAATATTTAATTGTGAGGTAG
- the selA gene encoding L-seryl-tRNA(Sec) selenium transferase, giving the protein MNNLFRKLPKLDILMKDEKLDECREKLNYNTLYTLVKNEIDSFREKIKNREIEDFEVEDIIKNILDRSKFAGNNKLKKVINGSGVIIHTNLGRSVLNKKIAEKMGEVVSNYNNLEYDLETGKRGHRNSHVEELICKITGAEGALVVNNNAAAVIICLNEFARGKNSIVSRGELVEIGGSFRIPDIMELSGSKLKEVGTTNKTNISDYERAIDEETALILKVHRSNFKITGFTDEVGNRDIANLGKENGILTMEDLGSGVLVDFSKYGVVKEPTVQESISSGIDIITISGDKLLGGPQCGIILAKQEYIARLKKNQYLRAFRVDKLVLSALEGTLRYYLDEREAVREIPTLRMITEDKKEVLKRAEKLQKMLIEKNISTSIIETRAKIGGGSMPEETVPSYALVFTGDAVKLEKYFRTGDINIIGRVADDSFILDMKTIRDEDMEIIVEKAINM; this is encoded by the coding sequence ATGAATAATCTTTTTCGTAAACTTCCTAAACTAGATATACTTATGAAAGATGAAAAATTAGATGAGTGTAGAGAGAAGTTAAATTATAACACTTTATACACTCTAGTAAAAAATGAGATAGATAGTTTTAGAGAGAAAATAAAAAATAGAGAGATAGAGGATTTTGAAGTAGAAGACATAATAAAAAATATCCTAGATAGATCAAAATTTGCTGGGAATAATAAGCTAAAAAAAGTAATTAATGGAAGTGGTGTAATTATCCACACAAACCTTGGACGTTCTGTACTTAATAAAAAAATAGCAGAGAAGATGGGAGAGGTAGTAAGTAATTATAATAACCTTGAGTATGATTTGGAAACAGGAAAAAGAGGACATAGAAACTCACATGTTGAGGAATTGATATGTAAGATAACAGGAGCAGAGGGAGCTCTAGTAGTTAATAATAATGCTGCTGCTGTAATCATCTGTTTAAATGAATTTGCTAGAGGAAAAAACTCTATTGTATCAAGAGGGGAATTAGTAGAGATTGGTGGTTCTTTTAGAATACCAGATATAATGGAACTATCTGGTTCAAAACTAAAAGAGGTAGGGACTACAAATAAGACTAATATTTCAGATTATGAAAGAGCTATTGATGAGGAAACTGCACTTATTTTAAAGGTTCATAGGTCAAATTTTAAAATAACAGGATTTACTGATGAGGTAGGAAATAGAGATATAGCAAACCTTGGAAAAGAGAATGGAATACTTACTATGGAAGATTTAGGAAGTGGAGTTCTTGTAGATTTTTCAAAATATGGAGTAGTGAAAGAGCCTACTGTACAGGAGAGCATCTCTTCTGGAATAGATATAATTACAATAAGTGGAGATAAACTCTTAGGTGGACCACAGTGTGGTATTATTTTAGCTAAACAAGAGTATATAGCAAGACTTAAGAAAAATCAGTATCTGAGAGCTTTTAGAGTGGATAAACTAGTTTTATCTGCTTTGGAAGGAACACTAAGATACTACCTTGATGAGAGAGAAGCTGTAAGAGAGATACCTACTCTTAGAATGATAACCGAGGATAAAAAAGAGGTATTAAAAAGAGCAGAGAAACTTCAAAAAATGCTGATAGAAAAAAATATATCTACAAGTATAATAGAAACTAGAGCAAAAATAGGTGGAGGCTCTATGCCAGAAGAAACTGTACCTAGTTATGCTTTAGTATTTACAGGAGATGCTGTAAAATTAGAAAAGTATTTCCGTACTGGAGATATAAATATAATTGGAAGAGTAGCTGATGACTCATTTATCTTAGATATGAAAACTATAAGAGATGAGGATATGGAAATAATAGTAGAAAAAGCTATTAATATGTAA
- the selB gene encoding selenocysteine-specific translation elongation factor, which translates to MRDIVVGMAGHIDHGKTTVVKYLTGVDTDTLPEEKSRGMTINLGFTQIKFDDGSRVGLIDVPGHEKFIKNMSAGVSGVDYLLMVIACDDGIMPQTEEHFQILKLFGVKKGMILLTKRDLVDEKRYEEVKKQCREYFKGSFLENSPLLPLSIIDIESYNTLKNLLKDELKKIDLEEKERYFRMDIDRVFSVKGFGCVVTGTVKSGKISIGDTLTIYPQNKMVKVKGLESHGEKKDSIGTGNRCAINLAGIESSEIKRGDIIGKSILTGDRIECKLTLLENSPKIKNNHRIRLNIGTDEIIGRVKIYEKNYILAGESAFVQIDLEEVLGGVLKERGIVRNYSPISTIGGIELLDFSKKEFNRKDIKQIELLKVLSQEDNEKKVEELIKTDRELEDIFSLFGEKISLKNLIEAKKIFLLDKKYIHRDILLEKISIIVDELEKFYSENRLMRGILKSQIKERYFKDYSLKDYNKFFDLDLVKEKIIVVNELVALKEFKIRLNKEEKDMKEEIFSYYKEQKFNLKPYSYYLKVTKDKNLFEQVHRYMVEEGFIQYLEEEYYILNGYLKESTKLIKNFLEKNGKIQVKEAKEVLNNSRDSSILILRKLDALKVTKNIDGIRMLRE; encoded by the coding sequence GTGAGAGATATAGTAGTGGGAATGGCAGGACATATAGATCACGGAAAAACAACAGTAGTAAAATATCTTACAGGAGTGGATACTGATACATTACCAGAGGAAAAATCTAGAGGAATGACAATAAATTTAGGTTTTACTCAGATAAAGTTTGACGATGGAAGTAGAGTTGGACTTATAGATGTACCTGGGCATGAAAAATTTATAAAAAATATGAGTGCAGGGGTTTCAGGTGTGGATTATCTGCTTATGGTGATAGCTTGTGATGATGGAATTATGCCACAGACAGAAGAACATTTCCAGATATTAAAACTCTTTGGTGTAAAAAAAGGAATGATACTTCTTACAAAGAGAGATTTAGTAGATGAGAAGAGATATGAAGAGGTAAAAAAACAGTGTAGGGAGTATTTTAAAGGGAGTTTTTTAGAAAACTCTCCTCTTCTCCCTCTTTCAATAATCGATATTGAAAGTTATAACACTCTTAAAAATTTATTGAAAGATGAGTTAAAAAAAATAGATTTAGAAGAGAAAGAGAGATACTTTCGAATGGATATAGATAGAGTATTCTCTGTAAAAGGTTTTGGTTGTGTAGTAACGGGAACAGTAAAAAGTGGAAAGATAAGTATAGGTGATACTCTTACAATCTATCCTCAAAATAAAATGGTAAAGGTAAAAGGGTTAGAATCTCACGGAGAAAAAAAGGATAGTATAGGAACAGGAAATAGATGTGCTATAAATCTAGCTGGAATCGAAAGTAGTGAGATAAAAAGAGGAGATATTATAGGAAAATCTATTTTAACAGGAGATAGAATAGAGTGTAAATTAACTCTTTTAGAGAACTCTCCTAAGATAAAAAATAATCATAGAATAAGATTAAATATTGGAACTGATGAGATAATAGGAAGAGTAAAAATTTATGAAAAAAATTATATTTTAGCTGGAGAATCAGCTTTTGTACAAATAGATTTAGAAGAGGTATTAGGGGGAGTATTAAAAGAGAGAGGAATAGTTAGAAATTACTCTCCAATATCTACAATTGGTGGAATAGAGCTTTTGGATTTTTCTAAAAAAGAGTTTAATAGAAAAGATATAAAACAGATAGAATTACTTAAGGTGTTATCTCAAGAGGACAATGAAAAAAAAGTAGAAGAGTTAATAAAAACTGATAGAGAGTTAGAGGATATTTTTTCTCTTTTTGGGGAGAAAATTTCGTTAAAAAATCTCATTGAAGCTAAGAAGATTTTCCTTTTGGATAAAAAATATATTCATAGAGATATACTCTTAGAAAAAATTTCTATAATAGTAGATGAGTTAGAAAAATTTTATAGTGAGAATAGATTAATGAGAGGAATTTTAAAATCTCAAATAAAAGAGAGGTATTTTAAAGATTATTCTTTAAAAGATTATAATAAATTTTTTGATTTAGATTTAGTAAAAGAGAAGATAATAGTAGTAAATGAGCTAGTGGCTTTAAAAGAGTTTAAAATAAGATTAAATAAAGAGGAAAAAGATATGAAAGAGGAGATTTTTTCCTATTATAAAGAGCAAAAATTTAATTTGAAACCTTATTCCTACTACTTGAAAGTTACTAAAGATAAAAATTTATTTGAACAAGTGCATAGATATATGGTTGAAGAGGGATTTATTCAATATTTAGAAGAGGAGTACTACATATTAAATGGATATTTAAAAGAGAGTACAAAGCTTATTAAAAATTTTCTTGAAAAAAATGGGAAAATACAAGTGAAAGAGGCAAAAGAGGTATTGAATAATAGTAGAGATAGTAGTATACTTATCTTAAGGAAATTAGATGCTCTAAAAGTGACTAAAAATATAGATGGAATCAGAATGTTGAGAGAATAG
- the yedF gene encoding sulfurtransferase-like selenium metabolism protein YedF translates to MIKVDAIGQVCPVPIIMTKNALKDIEEGQVEVSVDNRISLENLQKMSKEMGYDYTVEESGDIFKIIINKMRESVEVRECEENTIVVIDSLHMGKGDIELGRILMKGFIYTLSEMEELPKTILFYNEGVKLAIEGAESLQDLKSLEERGVEILSCGTCLNFYGIAEKLRVGSVTNMYTILERQMKATRVIKP, encoded by the coding sequence GTGATAAAAGTAGATGCTATTGGACAAGTGTGTCCAGTACCAATTATAATGACAAAAAATGCTTTAAAGGATATAGAAGAAGGACAAGTAGAAGTATCTGTTGATAATAGAATTTCATTAGAAAATTTACAGAAAATGTCAAAAGAGATGGGATATGACTACACAGTAGAAGAGAGTGGAGATATTTTTAAAATTATAATCAATAAAATGAGAGAGAGCGTAGAGGTAAGAGAGTGTGAAGAAAATACAATTGTAGTTATAGATTCCTTACATATGGGTAAAGGAGATATAGAGTTAGGAAGAATACTTATGAAAGGATTTATTTATACACTTTCAGAGATGGAAGAGTTACCTAAAACAATTCTTTTCTATAATGAAGGAGTTAAACTTGCAATAGAGGGAGCAGAGAGTTTACAAGATTTAAAATCTTTAGAAGAGAGAGGAGTAGAGATTTTATCTTGTGGAACTTGTTTGAATTTTTATGGAATAGCTGAAAAATTAAGAGTAGGAAGTGTTACTAATATGTATACTATTCTTGAAAGGCAGATGAAAGCTACAAGGGTGATTAAACCATAA
- a CDS encoding DUF3343 domain-containing protein: MKVEKFLLLVSNSTHYVMKLEKLLQNFKICCRIIPLPKEISVGCGLSIRAELSDKEIIEKILKDNEVEVSKYLVEKEGFKKKVEKI, encoded by the coding sequence ATGAAAGTTGAAAAGTTTCTATTATTAGTTTCAAACTCCACTCATTATGTGATGAAATTAGAAAAACTCTTGCAAAATTTTAAAATATGTTGTAGAATAATACCGTTGCCTAAAGAGATAAGTGTTGGGTGTGGTCTTTCTATTAGAGCAGAGCTTTCTGACAAAGAGATAATTGAAAAAATTCTAAAAGATAATGAAGTTGAAGTAAGTAAGTATCTTGTAGAAAAAGAGGGATTTAAGAAAAAAGTAGAGAAAATTTAA
- a CDS encoding type III pantothenate kinase: MLITVDIGNTHIVTGIFDEKGNILLTFRIATNERLTEDEYFSYFRNISKFNGIEIEKVSGIVLSSVVPNLITIFQFFGRKYFDIEPMLVDLNLKLDFTFDEKVNPTGFGADRIANIAQALKEYPHKNLITLDLGTATTYEVLKENVYIGGGILPGIEMSINALCGNTAKLPKVKFSNPESVLGHDTISAIQAGIFYGYAGQIKHIIKKIKEEVGEEYFVVATGGLGKILSAEIDEIDVYQSDLSIKGLYTLYQNNK, encoded by the coding sequence ATGCTTATAACTGTTGATATAGGAAATACTCATATTGTAACAGGAATTTTTGATGAAAAAGGAAATATTTTACTTACTTTTAGGATCGCAACAAATGAACGATTGACAGAAGATGAATATTTTTCATACTTTAGAAATATCTCAAAATTTAATGGAATAGAAATTGAAAAAGTCAGTGGAATCGTTCTATCTTCAGTAGTTCCTAATTTAATAACTATTTTTCAATTCTTTGGTAGGAAATATTTCGATATCGAACCTATGCTAGTTGATCTAAATCTAAAGTTAGACTTTACATTTGATGAAAAAGTTAATCCAACAGGTTTTGGTGCAGATAGAATAGCTAATATAGCCCAAGCTTTAAAAGAATATCCTCATAAAAACCTAATAACTTTAGATCTAGGAACTGCTACTACTTATGAAGTACTAAAAGAAAATGTCTATATAGGTGGAGGTATCCTTCCTGGAATAGAAATGAGTATCAATGCTCTATGTGGAAATACTGCAAAATTACCTAAAGTAAAATTCTCTAATCCCGAAAGTGTTCTAGGACACGATACTATCTCAGCTATACAAGCTGGTATTTTCTATGGATATGCTGGTCAAATAAAACATATCATAAAAAAGATAAAAGAAGAAGTTGGAGAAGAATATTTTGTAGTTGCCACTGGTGGTCTTGGTAAAATACTTTCAGCTGAAATAGATGAAATTGATGTATATCAATCTGATTTGAGTATCAAAGGCCTATACACTCTCTATCAAAATAATAAATAA
- a CDS encoding aminopeptidase, protein MDNRILKLAKNLVSHSCRVQKGEKVLIEVFGNAPKNLAKALVKEIHQVGGLPFVTLKDHSIIREILKTSTTEQLELMAKYELERMKDMDCYIGIRGSDNTAEFSDIEDEKMRMYSDIFMQPIHLKERVNNTKWVILRYPNNSMAQLANTSLENFENFYFDVCCLDYSKMEKAMDSLSSLLNKSDKVRIVGPGTDISFSIKGIPNVKCYGLRNIPDGELYTAPVKDSVNGIISYNTPSVYEGFTFENIVFEFKNGKIIKATANNSEKLNEILNSDEGARYIGEFAFGVNPYILKPMKDTLFDEKISGSIHFTPGQAYKQADNGNNSNIHWDLVLIQRPEFGGGEIWIDDILIRKDGIFVLDELKVLNPENLK, encoded by the coding sequence GTGGATAATAGAATATTAAAATTAGCAAAAAATCTTGTTTCTCACTCTTGTAGAGTACAAAAAGGAGAAAAAGTTTTAATAGAAGTTTTTGGAAATGCTCCTAAAAATCTAGCAAAAGCATTAGTAAAGGAAATACATCAAGTAGGAGGATTACCCTTTGTTACTTTAAAGGACCACTCTATTATAAGAGAAATTTTAAAAACCTCTACAACAGAACAACTAGAATTAATGGCAAAATATGAATTAGAGAGAATGAAGGATATGGATTGTTACATAGGTATCAGAGGTAGTGATAATACTGCTGAATTTTCTGACATTGAAGATGAAAAAATGAGGATGTATTCAGACATTTTTATGCAACCTATACATTTAAAAGAAAGAGTTAATAATACGAAATGGGTAATTTTGAGATATCCTAATAATTCAATGGCTCAACTTGCTAATACATCATTAGAAAATTTCGAGAATTTTTATTTTGATGTTTGTTGTCTTGATTATTCTAAAATGGAAAAAGCTATGGATAGCTTAAGTTCTCTTTTAAACAAATCAGATAAAGTTAGAATAGTAGGCCCTGGAACAGATATTAGTTTTTCTATTAAAGGAATTCCAAATGTCAAATGTTATGGACTTAGAAATATTCCAGATGGTGAACTTTATACTGCCCCTGTAAAAGATAGTGTTAATGGTATAATCTCTTACAATACTCCATCTGTTTATGAAGGATTTACTTTTGAAAATATAGTTTTTGAATTTAAAAACGGAAAAATTATAAAAGCTACCGCTAATAATTCAGAAAAGTTAAATGAAATTTTGAACTCCGATGAAGGTGCTAGATATATTGGAGAATTTGCTTTTGGAGTAAATCCATATATCCTAAAACCTATGAAAGATACATTATTTGACGAAAAAATATCTGGAAGTATACACTTTACTCCTGGTCAAGCTTATAAACAAGCTGATAATGGTAATAACTCTAATATTCACTGGGATCTAGTTCTTATTCAACGACCAGAATTTGGTGGTGGAGAAATTTGGATAGATGACATTTTAATCAGAAAAGATGGGATTTTTGTTTTAGATGAATTAAAAGTTTTAAATCCTGAAAACTTAAAATAA